GGCTCGGCTGGCGAAGGTATCGGCGGACCGCATATCGGTCGGGATATGATATGGCCAATGTCTATCATTATGCGCGCATTTACATCAAAGGACGATGCGGAGATTAAGAAATGTGTTCAAATGCTAAAAAATACGCATGGCGGCACAGGCTTTATGCACGAGTCGTTCCATAAGGATGACCCTAAGAAATTTACGCGTCATTGGTTTGCTTGGACCAACACCTTATTCGGTGAATTGATGTGGAAATTATACAAAGAAAAACCGCATCTTTTGAAAGTCTAATCTGGAGATATAGTTGAAGGCTGCCTTTCGGGCAGCCTTTTTCTATTGACAAAGGAAAAAAGAAACCTCATCTTTGTCTACATATGGAAGCAGTGGAGTTAGAGAAGCTGCTTCATCAAAATTCTCTATGAGCGACACAACAATAGCAGGCCCGATCGGGATATTTGATTCCGGATACGGTGGCCTCACGGTATTTAAAGAAATACATAAACAGCTTCCTCAATATGATTACATCTATTTAGGAGATAATGCACGCGTGCCTTATGGGACTAGGTCTTTTGAAACCGTATATGAATTCACCAAAGAGTGTGTTTTCAAGTTATTTGATTTGGGTTGCAACCTGGTTATCTTAGCTTGCAATACGGCTTCTGCAAAAGCTTTACGTTCTATTCAACAAAATGATTTGCCTCTAGGAAAAAAGGTACTGGGCGTCATCAGACCAACATCGGAGATTGTGGACCAATTTACCAAAAGCAATAAGGTTGGCATTTTGGCAACACAAGGAACGGTAAACTCCGAATCCTATGTTATCGAGATCAACAAGTTTCATCCGCAGATTGATGTTTTTCAGCATGCTTGTCCTTTTTGGGTACCCTTGGTGGAGAATAACGAATTGCAGAGCGAGGGCGCTCATTACTTTGTGCAACAAGATATTGAAGAGCTTCTTGCACTTTCTCCGAATATCGACACGATCTTATTGGCCTGCACACACTACCCACTGCTATTGCCTATCATAGAAAAATATGTGCCTGAAGGCATCAATATTATATCGCAAGGGAAGCTTGTTGCTGATAGTCTGGTCGATTATCTAAAACGACATCCGGAGGTAGAGGCACAGTGTAGCAAAGGTAGCAAGCTGCAATTCTTCACGACCGATGATGCGAATGATTTCAATGAAAAGGCGGAGATTTTCTTTGGAAAGAGAATTGCGTCTGAGACGATCAAAGTCTAGATAACTTTAGATAAACAAAGAAAGAGGCTGTCTAAAAAGGTCTCTTAAAGAAAGAACCCCGTCATTAAAAAATGGCGGGGTTTTTCTGTTTTTTTGTCCTTAAGATTTTGTATCTTAAGGTGCACCCAAAAAAACAATATGGCAAACATACAATTCAAAGCGCTTCCATCCAATAGTCCGAGTCTATTTCCTGAGAATATTTTAGATCGTATTCCAATGAATCATCCGGTTCGTTTGGTGAGTCAGGTTGTTGACCAGTTGGATCTTGAACCTATTATCCGTCAGTATAAAGGCGGAGGCACCACTAGTTTTCACCCTAGAATGCTCATTAAGGTGCTCTTCTACGCCTATTTAAGCAATATCTATTCTTGCCGAAAAATCGAGCAGGCCCTTCACGAGAACATCCATTTCATGTGGCTTTCAGGGAACAGTACACCTGATTATCGTACGATCAATTATTTCAGAGGAAGCGTCTTAAAGGACAGATACAAGAGCTGTTTGCCAGTATCGTTCGTATGCTACATGATATGGAGTATGTTAGCTTGAAAGTTCAATATGTAGATGGTACCAAGATCGAGTCTGTCGCTGGTCGTTATACGTTCGTTTGGAAGAAATCGGTCGAGAAGAATAAGGTAAAGTTAGAAGCAAACATTGCTTCGGTTCTTTCGGAAATCGAGGCTCAGATCGCCCAAGACCAATCTTCATTAGGTAATCAAGAAGTTAGTAAGGCCATCGATAGCAGTCAGTTGAAGGAAAAGATCGAAGCGATCAATGCCAAGTTCAAAGGAGCCAATAAATCTACTGATAAGCAACTTAAGAAACTTGAAGAGGACTATTTGCCTCGACTAGAGAAATATGAAGAGCAACTGGAAGTACTGGGAGATCGCAATAGTTATAGCAAGACCGATACCGATGCTGTGTTTATGCGGATGAAAGAGGACCACATGAAGAATGGCCAGCTTAAGCCAGCCTATAATACCCAAATCAGCACCGAAGATCAGTTCATCACCCATTACAGCATCCATCAAACAACTGCCGACACCACAACCCTGCCGGAACATTTGGGAGGCTTTGAGTGCCATTACGGAAAACAAAGCGAACAGCTTGTAGCAGACGCCGGTTATGGTAGCGAGCAGAACTATGAATTGATGGAAAAACAGGGCATAACTGCCTTTGTCAAGTACAATTACTTTCATGTGGAACAGAAGCGCAAGCATAAACAGGATCCTTTCTCGGTACAGAATCTGTATTACAACCAGCAAGATGACTATTATGTATGTCCCGCAGGACAGAAGCTCAGCTTTATCGGTCATGCAACCAGAGTTAGTGCCAACGGATACACAGCCCAGGTCAGCTGTTATCAGGCTCAGCGATGCGAAGGCTGCCCGATGCGCAGTGGGTGTCATAAAGCAAAAGGCGATCGGCTCATTGAAGTGAACCATAGACTCAATCAGCTCAAGGATAAAGCCCGGGAAAGACTGGTATCGGAAGAGGGAATGTACCATCGAAGCAAGCGACCCATAGAAGTGGAATCCGTTTTCGGTCAGATGAAAAGCAACAACAGGTTTACCCGGTTCACAATGAAAGGACTGGAGAAAGTCGCTGTGGAGTTCGGATTGATGGCCATTGCCCATAACCTCAGAAAATGGGCGAAAAAGTGGGCAAACGATGTCTTCTTTGGGAATGGTTATAGCGATAAAACACTATATACAATAAAAATTCGAGTCAGGAGCGTTAAAACCATAAAATATCGACTTACTGCTTAAAACTCAAAAATGAAAACAGTAATGAAATCGCAAAAGCTATAAAACAGAAGAAGGTGCCTTTTTAGACACCTTCTTTCCTTGTATATATAGTTTGTTAAATGCCTTGTGCTTGAAAAGCCAGTGCATAGAGCTTCATCTGCTTCACCATAGACAACAATCCGTTGGCACGTGTTGGCGACAAATGTTCTTTTAAACCTATCTGTTCAATAAAATATAGATCGGCTTCTGCTATTTCTTTAGGACTATGGCCGGATAGTACTTTTACCATCAGACTGACCAAGCCTTTGGTGATAACAGCATCCGAGTCTGCCGTAAAGAATAATTTACCGTCTTTTACCTCAGGGAATAACCATACCTTAGATTGGCACCCTTTAATGATATATTGGTCTTGTTTGTTTGCTTCGTCGATCAAAGGGAGTTCCTTCCCTAGCTGGATGATATATTCATATTTCTCCATCCAGTCTTGGTAGAAAGCAAAATCTTCGATTAACTCGTCTTGTATTTCGTTAATTGTCATATCCTTTTATACCAGCATTGCCGTCGCGCGTTTTACGCCAGCGACTAACGCATCAATTTCTTCTTTTGTATTATAGACCGCTAAACTAGCACGCACCGTACCAGGAATATGGAATTGATCCATCACCGGCTGCGCACAATGGTGCCCCGTACGAACGGCGATTCCTAATTTATCCAGAATCACTCCGATGTCGTATGGGTGTGTTCCATCGACTACGAAGGAGATAACAGAGGATTTTTCTTTAGCTGTTCCTATAAAACGAATACCTTCCACCGTGCTCAACTGTTCTGTAGCATAGGCTAAAAGTTCGTCTTCATAAGCTTTAATATTGTCGATTCCCAGATCGTTGATATAGTCTATTGCAGCGTTTAGCGCAATTCCCGCCTCAATGTTCGGTGTTCCGGCTTCGAACTTAAACGGTAGCTCGTTATAGGTTGTTTTCTCGAAGGTTACATCTTTAATCATATCACCACCGCCTTGATAAGGAGGAATCTTATTCAACCATTCTTCTTTGCCGTATAACACACCAACTCCTGTCGGGCCGTACATCTTGTGACCGGAAAACGCTAGAAAATCCACGTCCAGTTCCTGCACATCGATCTTGATATGTTGTACTGCCTGAGCCGCATCCAATAAAACCGGTACGCCCTGCGCATGCGCAAGTTTAATAATTTCTCGAACAGGGTTGATCGTTCCTAACGCGTTGGAAACATAGTTTACAGAAACTAACTTCGTCTTCTCGTTCAACAAGGCTTTGTAGGCTTCCATATCCAGTTCGCCTTCCTCATTCATCGGTATTACCTTTAATGTAGCTCCGCGTTCTTCACAAAGCATCTGCCAGGGCACAATGTTCGAGTGATGCTCCATTGCCGAAACAATAATCTCATCACCCGCATGCACAAACTCGCGTCCGTAACAGGTCGCAACTAAATTAATACTGTCGGTTGTTCCTTTGGTGATGATGACCTCGTAATCATGCGCGGCATTGATAAATTCCTGCAGCTTTCTACGTGTAACTTCGAAGGCATCGGTAGAGATTTGGCTTAAGTAGTGAACACCGCGATGCACATTGCTGTTCATATCGGTATAATATGACATGATTGCATCAATCACTAGCTTAGGTTTCTGTGTTGTAGCACCATTGTCTAGGTAAATCAGCGGTTTACCATTCACTTGGCGTTTTAATATGGGGAAATCCTCACGGATTTTCTGTATATCTAGATTACTCAATTTATTCCGTATTGATGTGAAGGCAAAGTTAACAATAATGCCTACAATCTTAGTATATATTATCTAATATAAACGTAATAATTAGGGACAAAAGCGCAAACAAATGGCGTTTATTGCTGTCTTTTAGATTAAGGATATGGCTAATTATTCCGGCAGGAATTATGAAAATATAAAACTTATATTAAATTTACTTTGATTAACTTTGTTGTAATTATGCAAGAATTACCATTAAACATACCAGAGGGCTCAAGAAAAGAAGTGATGGCTTACTTAGAACCTTTCATGATCAATGAAATGTCTGAGTATTTAAAGCCGGTTGAAGAAATGTGGCAACCTGCCGATTTCTTACCGGACTCTTCACGCGACACTTTTTTTGAGGAGGTGCGCGATTTACAAGAAAGCGCAAAAGAACTTCCTTATGATTTAGTAGCGGTATTGATCGGTGATACAGTAACTGAAGAGGCACTTCCTACTTACGAATCTTGGTTGACAATGGTTGATGACGTGGAGAAGAACGAACAAGGTGGATGGATGAAATGGGTTCGCGCTTGGACAGCTGAAGAGAACCGTCACGGCGACCTATTGAACAAGTACCTTTACCTTTCCGGACGTATTGATATGCGTCAGTTCGAAATCTCAGTACAATACTTAATTAAAGACGGATTTGATATCGGTACAGGGGCAGATCCTTATCGTAACTTTATCTATACCTCATTTCAGGAGTTAGCAACGAATGTATCGCACCGTCGTGTTGCTGGTATTTCGAAAAAGAGCGGCGACAAATTGTTGGCGAAAATGTGTGGCGTAATTGCAGCCGATGAGGCTCGCCATGCGAAAGCCTATATGTCATTTATCTCGCATGCAATGGCTGTTGATCCTTCGGAGGTCATGATTGCATTTGAAGATATGATGCGTAAGAAAATTGTGATGCCGGCGCATTTCTTAAGAGAGTCGGGCGAGCCGCAAGGCGAGGCATTTGCACACTTCTCCGACGCTGCACAGCGCTTAGGTGTTTACACGGCTTTAGATTACGTAGATATTTTAAAGGAACTTATTGCTGATTGGAAAATCGATCAGGTGTCCGGGCTGAACGAAAAGGGCGAGAAAGCTAGAGATTATTTAATGCGTCTTCCTGATCGTCTAACACGCTTGGCGGATAGAATGAGTATTCCTGAAAAGCAATATAATTTCAAATGGATTTATGGATAGTGATTCCGCTATCAAAAATATATGAAGAAGCTGTCGAAAGACAGCTTTTTTTTATGTCTAGCGCATTTCTGATTCCTTTTCCGCTAACTCTCAGCGTTAAAGTTAATTCTATGTCAAAACTTCGTTAATTATCTGTTATCACACAAATATTCCTTAGCTTTACTTGACATACTAATAATTGTTATGCTAACGGAATCATTTAATCAATATTCTTTCATTTTAGATCAGACGGCACGTCGTGTGAAGCAGTGTGCGCAAGGTTCGTTCGCTGCACATGGCATTGATTTGACGGTCGATCAATGGTCTGTATTGAAAACCTTGTACGAAGATGCAGATCATACGCATCGGGAACTAGCGGAATTGTGCGGAAAGGACCAACCTACAATGACGAGAATCATTGACCTTCTCTTGAAAAAGGGCTATGTTGTCCGCGTTGAACATCCTACGGATCGCCGCTGTTTGCTTTTGCATCTAACTGAAGCAGGAAGGTCTAAAGTAGAAGCATTGGCTCCTTTAGTTAAAGAATTTCGGATGAAAGCATGGGAGAACCTTTCGCAGGAAGATTTCGACCATTTTACGAGAATATTGAACACTATTTATAATAATCTAGAAACAAAATAGATATGATTACAACAGATATTTGTATCATCGGAGCAGGACCAGTTGGTCTATTTGCAGTATTTGAAGCCGGTTTGTTAAAGATGAGATGTCATTTGATCGATGCATTGCCTCAGATTGGAGGTCAGCTGTCAGAGATCTATCCACACAAGCCTATTTACGATATCCCGGGTTACCCAAGTATTACTGCGCAGCAGTTAATCGACAATCAGATGGAGCAGATTGCTCCCTTCCACCCTACCTTTACACTTGGTGAGCGCGTCGATCAACTACAGAAATTAGATGATGGCTCATACTATGTCATTGGAACCGAAGGTACAGTTATACATTGCCAAGTGGTAGTAATCGCTGGTGGTTTGGGCTGTTTCGAACCTAGAAAGCCAGAATTAGAAAATTTAGAACGTTTTGAGGGTCAGAATGTTCATTATATGGTGAAGAACCCTGAGCGATTCAGAGATCAACGCATTGTGATAGCAGGTGGTGGCGACTCGGCATTAGATTGGACAATCTTCCTAGCCGATATTGCTAAGGAAGTGACTTTAGTTCACCGCAGCGATAGCTTCCGCGGAGCACCAGATTCGGCAGAGAAAGTCTTTAACCTGGCGCAGGATGGAAAGATAAATTTGTTGCTTTCTCATAATCTGCAAAAGCTGGATGGAAATGGAACCTTAGAGAGTATCCACTTGCTAAATAAAGCGAAAGAAGAAGTTATTGTTCCTACGGATCATTTCATTCCATTGTATGGATTGAGTCCGAAGCTTGGACCAATTGCCGACTGGGGATTGACAATCGATAAGAATGCGATCGAGGTCAACACATTTGACTATTCGACAAATATTGAACGCATTTTTGCAATTGGGGATATCAATACTTATCCAGGTAAATTGAAGCTGATTCTATGTGGTTACCACGAAGCCGCATTAATGGCGCAATCGGCATTCAAGTATGTTTATCCGGATCAGAAATTAAGCTTTAAATACACTACCGTTAATGGTATCAATGCGTTTTAACTATGGAGAATATCATTAACATTGAAGTCGAAGATCGCGACGGAACAACAAGGACGGTTGAAGTCCCTACGGACATCAACTTAAGCCTAATGGAAATCTTGAAGGCTTCGGAGTACGACATCTTAGCTACCTGTGGCGGAATGGCTTTATGCGCGACCTGCCATGTGGAGGTTTTAGAAGGTGCTGAGAACTTGTCCGAGCCAGAAGATCAGGAGTTGGACATGTTAGATACTTTGCCCGATTTAACCGATTCGAGCAGGCTTGCCTGCCAATTAAGGTTAAACAATAGTAATGAGGGCTTAAGGGTAAAAATTCGAGGTAGTTTGCAGTAGCGATTTGATAGTGTATTTTTAACACTAAATAGACATAATGTAAACTACTGATTAGAAGATAAATAGATTCAATTCCGGCAATTAACAATCGTTTAAACTTAAAATAATGTAATATTTTAATGAATTAGACGATAAAATGTTGGATATTTGTGCCTTATTTTAAAATTCTTATAACAAGAGAGCATTATGTTATTAAATCGTTCTGAAAGAAACTTTCCTAGAGTTATCGTAATTGGAGCTGGATTCGGTGGTGTTGAAGTTGCGAGACAATTGAAGAACAAAGAGGTGGAGGTTTTACTGATAGACCGAAACAACTACCATACTTTTCAGCCCTTGATGTACCAAGTTGCTACCGGGACATTGGCGTCAGATTCTATCTCGTTCCCTATTCGGAAGATGTTCAAGAACCAAAAGAACTTCCGTTTCCGATTAGCAGAAGTACTTCATATTGATACAGCTAACAAAATCGTACAGACATCTGTTGCAGATTACGACTATGATTACTTAGTTGTTGCTACGGGTGCTACGTCGAATTTCTTCGGCAATAAAGAAGTTGAGAAATACGCCTTACCAATGAAAAACATTGTAGAGGCACTCAATATTCGTAGTTACCTATTGCAGAACTTAGAGGAAGCAGTATTACGTAAAAATGCCTCTGACCGCGAGCGTTATTTGAATTTCGTAGTTGTTGGTGGTGGACCTACAGGTGTTGAGCTTTCTGGGGCGATTGCCGAATATCAGCAACACATGCTTAA
The DNA window shown above is from Sphingobacterium hotanense and carries:
- the murI gene encoding glutamate racemase, which translates into the protein MSDTTIAGPIGIFDSGYGGLTVFKEIHKQLPQYDYIYLGDNARVPYGTRSFETVYEFTKECVFKLFDLGCNLVILACNTASAKALRSIQQNDLPLGKKVLGVIRPTSEIVDQFTKSNKVGILATQGTVNSESYVIEINKFHPQIDVFQHACPFWVPLVENNELQSEGAHYFVQQDIEELLALSPNIDTILLACTHYPLLLPIIEKYVPEGINIISQGKLVADSLVDYLKRHPEVEAQCSKGSKLQFFTTDDANDFNEKAEIFFGKRIASETIKV
- a CDS encoding SufE family protein, which encodes MTINEIQDELIEDFAFYQDWMEKYEYIIQLGKELPLIDEANKQDQYIIKGCQSKVWLFPEVKDGKLFFTADSDAVITKGLVSLMVKVLSGHSPKEIAEADLYFIEQIGLKEHLSPTRANGLLSMVKQMKLYALAFQAQGI
- a CDS encoding aminotransferase class V-fold PLP-dependent enzyme; protein product: MSNLDIQKIREDFPILKRQVNGKPLIYLDNGATTQKPKLVIDAIMSYYTDMNSNVHRGVHYLSQISTDAFEVTRRKLQEFINAAHDYEVIITKGTTDSINLVATCYGREFVHAGDEIIVSAMEHHSNIVPWQMLCEERGATLKVIPMNEEGELDMEAYKALLNEKTKLVSVNYVSNALGTINPVREIIKLAHAQGVPVLLDAAQAVQHIKIDVQELDVDFLAFSGHKMYGPTGVGVLYGKEEWLNKIPPYQGGGDMIKDVTFEKTTYNELPFKFEAGTPNIEAGIALNAAIDYINDLGIDNIKAYEDELLAYATEQLSTVEGIRFIGTAKEKSSVISFVVDGTHPYDIGVILDKLGIAVRTGHHCAQPVMDQFHIPGTVRASLAVYNTKEEIDALVAGVKRATAMLV
- a CDS encoding acyl-ACP desaturase — its product is MQELPLNIPEGSRKEVMAYLEPFMINEMSEYLKPVEEMWQPADFLPDSSRDTFFEEVRDLQESAKELPYDLVAVLIGDTVTEEALPTYESWLTMVDDVEKNEQGGWMKWVRAWTAEENRHGDLLNKYLYLSGRIDMRQFEISVQYLIKDGFDIGTGADPYRNFIYTSFQELATNVSHRRVAGISKKSGDKLLAKMCGVIAADEARHAKAYMSFISHAMAVDPSEVMIAFEDMMRKKIVMPAHFLRESGEPQGEAFAHFSDAAQRLGVYTALDYVDILKELIADWKIDQVSGLNEKGEKARDYLMRLPDRLTRLADRMSIPEKQYNFKWIYG
- a CDS encoding MarR family winged helix-turn-helix transcriptional regulator, whose protein sequence is MLTESFNQYSFILDQTARRVKQCAQGSFAAHGIDLTVDQWSVLKTLYEDADHTHRELAELCGKDQPTMTRIIDLLLKKGYVVRVEHPTDRRCLLLHLTEAGRSKVEALAPLVKEFRMKAWENLSQEDFDHFTRILNTIYNNLETK
- a CDS encoding NAD(P)/FAD-dependent oxidoreductase: MITTDICIIGAGPVGLFAVFEAGLLKMRCHLIDALPQIGGQLSEIYPHKPIYDIPGYPSITAQQLIDNQMEQIAPFHPTFTLGERVDQLQKLDDGSYYVIGTEGTVIHCQVVVIAGGLGCFEPRKPELENLERFEGQNVHYMVKNPERFRDQRIVIAGGGDSALDWTIFLADIAKEVTLVHRSDSFRGAPDSAEKVFNLAQDGKINLLLSHNLQKLDGNGTLESIHLLNKAKEEVIVPTDHFIPLYGLSPKLGPIADWGLTIDKNAIEVNTFDYSTNIERIFAIGDINTYPGKLKLILCGYHEAALMAQSAFKYVYPDQKLSFKYTTVNGINAF
- a CDS encoding 2Fe-2S iron-sulfur cluster-binding protein; this translates as MENIINIEVEDRDGTTRTVEVPTDINLSLMEILKASEYDILATCGGMALCATCHVEVLEGAENLSEPEDQELDMLDTLPDLTDSSRLACQLRLNNSNEGLRVKIRGSLQ